In SAR202 cluster bacterium, the genomic stretch TGCTAAATGAACCAGCGTTTTTCCCACGTTTAATAGTATCAGGTTTGGTATTTGATAAAACTTTTGCAAAAACACTCGCTATCTCTTTCATTTCATTAAGTCCCATACCTAGCGTTGTAATAGCTGGAGTGCCTACTCTTAATCCACTTGTATACCATGCACCATTCTGATCGAAAGGTAATGAATTACGGTTAATCGTTATTCCAACATCTCTTATGGCTTTTTCAGCTTGTCTCCCAGTAAGATTCAATTTTGAAACATCTATCAATAAAAGATGATTGTCAGTTCCGCCAGTCAACACTTCTAAACCATTATCAATACAAGCTTGTGCAAAGGTTTTTGCATTATCCACTATTGATTGTGAATATTGTTGAAACCCACTAGTATTTGCTTCAGCAAATGCAACAGCTTTAGCTGCCATCACATGTGGTAAAGGCCCGCCAATAACTAATGGGCAGCCTTTATTTACATAGTCTGTATATTCTTTTTTACATAAAATCATTCCGCCACGAGGGCCTCTAAGAGTTTTGTGGGTTGTAGAAGTAACGATGTCGGCGTACTTAACAGGATTGTATTGATCAATTAATGTTTTACCTGCTACTAAACCTGAAAAATGCGCCATATCAACCATTAATACAGCACCAACTTCATTAGCGATTTCTTTCATGATTTTGAAATCTATAAGACGAGAATATGCGCTGTAACCAGCTAGTAAGATTAAAGGTCTAAATTCTTTAGCCTGCTTGCGTATAACATCATAATCCAATAATTTAGAATCTTTATCGACATCATAATTTTCAACTTGAAACATCCTAGAAGAAACGTTATGACGATAGCCATGACTTAAATGTCCTCCTGAATAGTAATTCATTGCTAGGAGCTTTTGGTTACCAAATAATTTTCGTAATTCTGACCACTCAGACTGAGTCAACGCAGTGATATCTTTTTTTTCTAATTTATCAAGAAAAGGTTCTTGGACTGTTTTACTTAGTATAGCCCAATATGCAATTAAGTTAGCATCTGCCCCTGAATGCGGTTGAACATAAGCGTGTTCTGCATTAAATAATTCCTTTGCTAGATCAGCAGCCCTAGATTCTATTGTATCAACATTATCACAACCTGCATAAAACCTGTGAAAGGGAAAGCCTTCAGCATATTTATCGGTAAAAAGATTTGCTTGAGCCATTTGTACCGCAATTGATGAAAAATTTTCACTAGCGATCATTTTAAGATTTGATCTTTGATCTATTAATTCCTGAATAATGGATTTTGATACTGATGGATCTATTGAATGTACCAATTGCAGAGAAGAAAGATACGCTATAGAACTAAGTGTTGATAAATCATTTAGCTTAGAAATTTCTTCTTTTAGTATTGGATTAATATTAGAAACCATAAAAACTCCTATCGTATTAATAACATTATACGATATAAATGGTTAATATGATTGAATTTATTTACACGAAATCTATTAATTCAAGTTACTTTGATCAGGATGAAAACTAAAATCATCATTAGGCATAGTTAATTTAATAGCTTTTAATAAATTTATAGCTATATCAATGTATTCTTGTGATAATGGAGCAGTCAATTTAGCATCTCCGGCTCTTAAAATCAGGGTATCTCCATCAGTGTATTCAGAAAGTTCTGTAGCGTCTGATAACGATGAAGGAATATTTAAATTAGGGGTACTGATAGATATGTCAGCTTCTGTATAATTTACAGAATGATGAGATAGTGCTCTTGATGCATCATTAAGATGTTTTTGAATTAAGGTAAATCTCTTTATAATTTCAGGTTTGTCAGCTCTAGTAATTTCCTCTAAAGCAACCAAAAGTGTTTTGTCATCAGGAGCTTCTCCCTCAAAACGATCATATAATGCAAATAAAAGATCAACTCTTTTAAAAGATTGAGAAGTAGCTTGTAATCGTTCAGATTCATTAGATGGATTAATAATACGCTGTGCAAGATCTGATACTCTTAGTTCACCACGCCCCTCAACAAGTCCAAAATCACGTAAAGCAGCAATTTTGGCAAATAATGTTCCACTATTTTCAGCCATGCCTAATTCCCAAGCTAGTCCTTTTACACGAATAGTACCTTTAAATTTATTAAGGATACGTGCTGAAATCTCAATTGCATCGCTAAATCGAATATCTGGATAAGAATAAGTACCAAGCTTTGCCATAACTAACCTCCATTTGCCTCCAAGTAATTGCTAAATATTCTGTTAAATTCTCTATGCTTATAAGTAAAAAAATAGATGGATTTGCTATTTTATAATATTCTTATAATTGCTATTAAATTTACTACATAATCTACTATAACTCCTAATTTTTGTCAACAATTTGCTATTTTCTGCTACTATATTACTATAATTCTGCTAATTTTATCTAAATTATTCTAAGTTTTTACTATATACCTGCTGCTTACTCCTAAATATTCTTATTAAGATCTGGGAATTTGCTGAAATATTGCTAAAAGGTATGAATTTTGAGATTTATTGTATATAATCTGTCTGATTAGTGATTTAAGGGGGATATATTATGCGTATCTTATATACTTTAACTACATGCCCTACTTGCATGCAGCTTAAACTAGACTTGAAAAAGAAGGATGTAGAGTACGAAGAAAGGCAAGTTGATAAAAATCAAGCATGGCTTGATGAAGCGCTAGCTTACGCTGATACAGTTCCTATCATGATTGAAGATGAAACTGTAACTGTAGGATTTAATGGAAGTATGGGCTGAGAAATTGAATAATAGTCGAGTTCGACTATACTAAATGCTCGAGAATACAATTTTATGACCACTTAAGGGGAAAAGTACACAATGACTAATATAAATGCTGTAATAACCATTGATAGGTATAATTCAGGTCTGAATTACAATGAATACCTATCTAAAATTAATGTTAATAAAGAAAGATTTGAAGAATTTTATCAAAACTTTAATCTACCAAATGAAATTAGAGATATTTTTGTAAATGCTCAAAAAAACAATGGTCCTTTAAAAATTTTAGTTATTGGAGAAGATTGGTGTCCGGACGTTTATAGAGGTATGCCAATCATGGCAAAAATCGCATCTGAATGTAATATAGAAATAAAAATATTCGCTCGGGATGAAAATTTAGACCTATCTGACCTTTTTCTTAAAGATGGGAAATATCGATCAATACCTGTCTGTGTATTCTTCACTAATAAACTTGAATATAT encodes the following:
- a CDS encoding glycine hydroxymethyltransferase — protein: MVSNINPILKEEISKLNDLSTLSSIAYLSSLQLVHSIDPSVSKSIIQELIDQRSNLKMIASENFSSIAVQMAQANLFTDKYAEGFPFHRFYAGCDNVDTIESRAADLAKELFNAEHAYVQPHSGADANLIAYWAILSKTVQEPFLDKLEKKDITALTQSEWSELRKLFGNQKLLAMNYYSGGHLSHGYRHNVSSRMFQVENYDVDKDSKLLDYDVIRKQAKEFRPLILLAGYSAYSRLIDFKIMKEIANEVGAVLMVDMAHFSGLVAGKTLIDQYNPVKYADIVTSTTHKTLRGPRGGMILCKKEYTDYVNKGCPLVIGGPLPHVMAAKAVAFAEANTSGFQQYSQSIVDNAKTFAQACIDNGLEVLTGGTDNHLLLIDVSKLNLTGRQAEKAIRDVGITINRNSLPFDQNGAWYTSGLRVGTPAITTLGMGLNEMKEIASVFAKVLSNTKPDTIKRGKNAGSFSKANYTLSENITNQAKSVVSNLLNNFPVYPELDIEFMQRVFI
- a CDS encoding glutaredoxin family protein translates to MRILYTLTTCPTCMQLKLDLKKKDVEYEERQVDKNQAWLDEALAYADTVPIMIEDETVTVGFNGSMG
- a CDS encoding thioredoxin family protein; translation: MTNINAVITIDRYNSGLNYNEYLSKINVNKERFEEFYQNFNLPNEIRDIFVNAQKNNGPLKILVIGEDWCPDVYRGMPIMAKIASECNIEIKIFARDENLDLSDLFLKDGKYRSIPVCVFFTNKLEYIGHWIERSSKANEERKIIENEIIKEMPDSDEQDIRSELRKRTRNKYPEWQIETAKELANLLQ